The Rhipicephalus sanguineus isolate Rsan-2018 chromosome 4, BIME_Rsan_1.4, whole genome shotgun sequence DNA window GCATGCAGCCTAATTGATTCGAATAAATATGTCATTTTCTAAGTATACTCTCTTTGAGCGCTGTGACCATGCCGAGAAGAAACATTGAGGTAAGGAAGGAAGCTGTAGCTATAATGCCTAAACAACTTATCGTCTCCTTTACGACGTCAGGAGTGCTATTTCACAAATTAAGACTCGACGCTGTTCGGGTTTCTTCTACCTGATAGTTGCCTACCCGAAATATTTATGACAGAAGGGTAACATTATGTACCTATCGAACTTCACCTTAAAACATGATGTTTTCTGTTATTTCTTCAGAATGCCCACATTGCACTTCTCTAGGGAATGTTTTCAGAAATACTAAAGGCGCATTTTCGACGACATAGAGCCAGTAAGAGTTACATATTGGCCAATCAGATTTGTTTACTTCGTTAACATTTATATGGTCCGCTTTACTCAAGTGTGCCAGTTGCTTCCTTGTTTTCAGTGATTCTGACGTCGGTGCTGTTTGTTATCTGAAGTGATACTGAACAGAAACTAAACTTTGGCAAATCAAACTAGAAAGCGTTGCAGTCGATAGAAACCTGTCGAGCTTTAAAGAGAAATTAACTTTCTTGCTGTGTAATGTACGAGATGTGACTACCAGTGGACGCGACGCTTGTGAACCTTACGgaactgcgcgtgcgaaacgCGCGCTCGAATTGCTCTTCGCTACACGTGCGCCGAAGCACTTCATAACAACGTGAGCACAGGACGAGTCCCCGTTGTGCGAGCGGCGATGGGAGTTGAATGCCGAGCATGATGAGAGCTATAGCACAGGATGGGAGTGGGAGCCTTTCGGGACGCCCATCATGGGAGAAGCCGGCGACGACTCTAGCCCGTGCCGATGTTGTACGACAGGAGTGATGCGTCAAACAAAGGCAGCGCCTTTTCCTCAACTTGCCCTTGCGCCGGTGCGCCTTGACCGCTGGGCTGGTAAAACTGCTGCGGAGCTTGCCCCTGCGCGGGTGCGCCTTGACCGCTGGGCTGGTAGAACTGCTGCGGCAGACTTGGTGCACTGTTGGCTGGAGATGCTGACGAGGAAGAGGTCTTCTTCTTCAGGTATGGTTCTTCGTACTTTTTGGGGTCGTAGAGGCCATGATCGTACAGTTCCGGCTTGTATGTGCCGTCGTCCTGGTCGTCTTCGTCATCCTTCTTCAGTGACTGCGTCGTGGAGCCGCTCAATCCCGTTGGTGCTCCCTGAGGGGCCCCGGTGTACCCCGTCTGTGGCTGCTGGGGGTAGAATCCGGCTCTCTGCAGCGGGTAGGCGGGCAGTTGAGGTGCCGCCTGCGCCGTTCTCGGAGCAAAAGAAGGAGCCTGCTGCAGGGGAGGCCTAAAGGAGTTGTAGAGCGGGACTTGACCGCCGCCGCCTTGCGGAAGAGCGTAGTTGGGCGGGGCCTTCAGCTGGGCTGGCTGTTGGGGAAGGTAGACTGGCGGCCTCTGTAGGGCTGGAGTACTGCTGGCAGGAGGTCCGTACGGAGAGAAGCCCGGTTGCGTGCTTGCGGCTCCAGGAGCGCCACCAGATGGAGCAAACTGTTGCTGCTGTGCAGGCCGTGGAATGAACTGCTTGAGGAAGTCTGCGAAGTTAGGCTTGTTGGCGGCTTTCTGGGCTTCCTGGGCGAAAATGTTGGCGATGCTGACTTTAGGCTGGGCCTGTTGTTGCTGCAGGTACTGGGCAGGAACGTACTGTTTCGCCGGAGCAGCCGCAGTCGGTGCGGTGGCTGAACGGTGAACCACCAGGCCTAGAAGCCGCGGGAGGTGGGTAGGTACCGGGTCTGATAAGGGGTAGGGGGTAGCCCTGCTGCTGAGCAAACGTTGGGTAGCTGGCTCGCTGAGAGGTGGCAGCTGGAAGCTGGAGACCTGCGAAAGGCCTGGAAGGCTGCTGGCGAAGCTTGAGGCTTTGCGTTCAACTGCGGCCCGTAGGGACTTGCCCTTGCCTGAACTGCGTTAGGCGCATACGGCACGTAGCCAAATGTAGGGGGTTGTCTGGGCGCTGACTGGGGGGCCCTCGGGGGTGGTCCCTGGAAAGGTGATACAGCCGTCGGCGCGGGCTGGCTTGTAGCAGCTGCGGACCTCTGCTCGGTTAGGTGGTGCTTAAAGTAGTCTGGGAAGGCGAGGTTGTCGACGGGCAAGTTTGCAGCGAGGCGCAGCACCGGCACATGAGAAGGACCGAGCGAGGGCTGGGAAGGAGGAGCAGTAGGTTGGAACTGAGGGTACGCCGGAGGCCGGTACTGGACAGGGGGACTTGGAGGCGCGTCGGTGTAGCTTGGAGGCTTGTACTTGGTTTCGGGACGGGAAGTGGCCGGGGCCGGTGCCGGAGCAGGTGCTGGAGCAGGAGCCGGGGCAGATGGAGCCGGTGCTGATGAAGAGGCCGACACAGTCTGCTGTAGGTGTTGAGGGATAGTGTCCTTGGGCGCCCCTTCCTGGTAGATGTCGCCTTCGGCCTTGAAACCGTCCTTACCCGCTGTGTACTTGATGATCCTCTGGCGACCGGATGCGTCGATAAAGCCGTAGGAGCCCTTCACCGTACCGTCGGGAAGCCTGGTCTCCTCGCGGAAGCTGCCAGTCTTGTCGGAGCCCTTTCCTGTGTCGTAACCGAACTTGTAGTCTCCCTCGAGTTTGGCGCCAATGCTGACGTAGTGCAGGGGAGCAGCTTGGAACACGGGCAGCTTCGCCTCCTCGGCCTTAGTGGAGCTCGCGGACGACTGTGATGTGGACTGAGGCTGGGGCTGCTGCAGAGCTTGCGCCTGCGGCTGTGGCTGCTGCTGTGAAGGCGGCTGGTATTGCTGcggctgcgctggtggccggtaTGCTGCGGCTGCGCTGGCGGCCGGAATTGCGGCTGATATTGCGGCTGAGGTGCTGCTCTCGGAACGTAGCTCTGCAATAGATAACATGCAATAATTGGTTAGGTAAACTTCGCGTATGCACTTAGACGCTAATGCACCCACATGATCAATGTAACACTCGTGGCTATGGCTGCTATACCTTGTTATTTTCTTACGTTTATATACGCTAACCGCTGGGAATGAAGTTGTCACAAGAAATTACATGTTTTTGAAGGACTGAGTTCAACGGGGAGTCGGCTAAAGAAGCGACGCTTTGACTAATCGTTATCCTCGTTCACGTAAATGCGACAGTAGCATCGCGTCTGCGGGCATGTTAAGGAAAAGCGATGAGACACCACTTACATGTAGCGCATTAACTTCCCCGAGAACGTAGTGCCACATGTCGCGTGAAGGAACCCATACAAAAAtgaatttagacagtctataggctgtCTACGTACATTTTTGCAAGGGAAGTGCCGGTACTCCAGGTTTAACATCATGCTTAACCCGTTTTTACTGGCACGATGATTTTGCCGAGAGGTTGCCGTGccgaccaacgtttatagaagctgCCGAAAGCCGAACCAGCGCGAGGGCACCGCAGCTAATTCCTTCCCACCGCTAGTGTTGCGACCCGCCtgcgtttacttttttttttgcgtgagtcGACTCGGACCCGTGCATCTACCTTCGCCCAGCGCATTAACGCAACGCGTCTTCCTAGCATCTTATCGTTGTTTACATGGGTACGATGCGCTAGAGATTTAATGAAATGCGACACTGTCAAATTCGCGGAAACGCCGCTCTTGTAGCGCTATTTCTCATCATCGCAAAGAGGACGCCGCTCTTCATGATGAAGGAAATATGTGACACTATAAACGCGTGCGTTACCAATACAGCAGCAAAGTCAGCATGGATGTAATGCGTACTGCAATAGATTATCTAACCATCATACTTCTCACGTAGAACTATCTTGTAAATTTCTTTTTGTCGCGGCTCGGAAGCGTTATTAGCATAGGAAAACGTTGCTATAGGAAATATGCTTAATGAATATCCTGACAATCATTTCGTGGTCTTGGCGCGTAAAACTTAACAAATTAGTGGACAGATTCACGTACTtcacgtaccccccccccccctcgaggtACGCGAAAGGCGTATATAGTCTAGCGTTTCTACTTACAACACCAGCCGACGCGGAGGGCGGCGGTCCTTGCGGTTGGTAACCCTGCGGCTGGAATCCCTGCGAGACGAAAGGCTGCCGCGGCTGCGTGGGCGGGATCACCTGCTGCGGCACGAAGCCCTGTGGCAGCTGGTAGCCCTGGGGTCTGGCTCCACCCTGCTGAGGGCCCGCGGCGAGTCCCGAGCCATACGGTTGGTATCCCTTGTAGCCGCCGTTGAGGGGCGGTGGACCCTGGAGGTATTGCTGCTGGGCGGCGCACAGGGTCGCCGACACCGCTAGCAACCACGATGCCACAATCTGCGCAGCACAATGGGAAAGATGCGGGCATATGAGAAACGGTTGTCGAAAGAAATCTATCCTATGATCATGTTGCAGTTTGGCTATTGCATAAAGGAATTAGTAAGGATATATGTTCGATACAATAAGCTTTCTTCCATAAACTATGAATCATGACACTCAATTAGCGAGGTTGACTTAGGTTAATGTAGTAGAAGAGcaggtggaagaaaaaaaaacaaagcagtgATGATAACCGAAAAAATGGGGTTCAGGCTCAACCTGAACCCCCAATGGATAGCTGTGATGTGTGTGAAGGTATAAAATTACCGGTGTATCCCGTTTATCCGCGTAAGTAAAGCGCGGATTCATGGGGAGAAAGCTCTTCAGCAATGACGCATCCCGCGAAGCTTGGCGCCACCTTGCGAGTACAGTGGTTAGAATGGGTAATATATTGAGCTGTCCATCATGCATGCAACATTTGCGTTGCCGTTATCATATGCGCTACCTGGAATGAGGTGAAAACACGAAAGAAATGTTCATGCCGTGACTCAATGGTGAGACCCAACAGGTGAAACACTGCGAGGATACTTGGCAAAGATTTAGCAAATCAAAGAAGTTTTTGCTAACAATACACACACATGGAATGGCATGTCAAGAGCTTTATTTTGATCTCGAGAACCTAGGGCCCGAGGGCAAAAGCCCCCAGGCTAGACATAAAACAAATCGAGCAGCATCTCGCATTACGTACTACATCACGATGCCAACCAAGGCAAACACACCCACGCTGACACTGACACAATGGAACTGCTCCCACCGCGCGGCCGTAAAACCGGTAAAAATGAAGGACGTTTAGGAAAGTGCGCCGGCTAGCCGACGCCGAGCAACTGGCCGGCGGCGCCTTGATCTTAGCTTCCCGTCTCGGACATGAGATGTCGCTAGCTGCCTTAGAGCGCGCGCTTGATATATTCCGATCACTTTGAGGGCTTGAAAACGTCGTAACTCAGTTTGTTGCTTATTGCATTGTTTAAAGGGGTAACTTTGTCCAATAGCAAGTGTAATAGCAAGTGTAATAGAAAGTGCAATAGCAAGTGCAATAGCAAGTGCAAAAGCAAGTGTAATAGCAAGCGCATATACTGTGTtttgatatttttgttttcctcttCAGGTTTTCATAATGCCCTTTGGATGAAAATAAGCACCGCTCTGGGTACTTCGTGCAATGAAAAAGCATAGGTGTGCAAGCACTGTGTGGGCGGTAATGATTATTGGAGATGAAAGTTGATCCAGACATCGACAATACCGGCTTCTCATGGATCTTATGTTGTGTCCTTAAGTTAAATTTTGGCAATCAATAAACTAATCATTCAATCAACCAGACGCACCTTGtgtttatttcacaatactgcagaCCAGAACTGGCACTAGCAGGGGTGGAATATAATAAATACGCAGCGGGGAAAGATATTGATTTAAAATGTAATGTTGCTAGACATAGATTGTTCTGAAAATTCACCGTAGCATATGGGCGCTTTTCTTAGCACTAAAGCATGACATACACTATTTGTGCaatttattttctcaaacacCTAATTGAAGGAAAAAATTTATCATAGTTGCTTCCGGAGATAATGCTTAGCCACGATTAAGTTTGCGAGTTTCACTGCATTACTTAATTGTAATGTGGCAAAGTAAACTTTAAAACCCTTGTCATTACATGCGATGGATGCAAATCCCTTgcccgaagaaagaaagaaagaaagaaagaaagaaagaaagaaagaaagaaagaaagaaagaaagaaagaaagaagaaaaaagaaagaaagaaagaagaaagaagaaagaaagaaagaaagaaagaaagaaagaaagaaagaaagaaagaaagaaagaaagaaagaaagaaagaaagaaagaaagaaagaaagaaagaaactactcACACAGTAGCAACTCATTTTACTAGACAGATACGGAACTTGGAGCATCGATATTTTACCTTCATGAAAGGTGCCACGGTAGTCGGCGACATTGACAGGAAATTTTAGTAGACACTGATTTTAGGTGCTCTACAATATTATAATCATTGTTGAGGTATGGTTTACTCGTGCGTTTTTCCGGATCTTCCTCATCTGATTTCGTTCTATTTTATGAAAATTTACTCGCTGTTACAACACAATAAGTGAGGTAAAACTAACGTGCCGCGTCGAAGCTTACACCGAAAGAGTGCTTCACCCAACGGCTAGTTGTTATGTAACGCAGCCAGAACCTTGTGGCGCGTGTGCGAAGATGATGGACGGAGCAATTACGTAAAAGTTAGGGTGATGTAATACGATTTAATGCACACAAATCAATGCACTTGACCGCATCTTTTTTTAGGCAAGGGTGCTGTATATCTGTAACCTGCGTCCGTACATATCAAATAAAAATGTAAGTGGGGCgggagagagtgtgtgtgttgggggctgggggatgggaaagggagggGGAGTTACGAAGAAGTAATGATTATAAACTGCCCACGACGCCAAGGAAAACTATTATTGTTACGATAATCATCTCTCGCTACCGACATTAACATTGTTATGTTGAATTTCACTGTGTCCCGCCGACCTATACCGATGACAAGTTGAGTTCTTCCTCTACAGAAAGTTATTCGTCCACTCGTGTCCTGGACACCAGAAAACTAGTTTGTCGCCTTTGTATGttgtacttgttttttttctacTCGTTCACTCTCGCCGCCTGCAATCCTTCATCCTCGATTACGCGTACAACAGTACATGCGAACAGCTTCTACAGTCACATCCATCTTGCGAAAAACTTGAAATAAGCTTCTCGCTCTGGAGACCATTTCAGACGGGACGTTGTAGCGGACAGGACCCGAAAAGGCAGCCGGAGTAACTTGATTCCAAGGAATCACTAGCCGCAAACAGGTTGATTCGCTGCCAGTTTTCACCATTATTCAACAGAAATGCAGACAGTTATTTCTTCcgcactttcttttcttctatCAGCGAGACGCCCTTAGTTCTCGGCCTCGAAGAAAAATAAACCTGAAAGCTCGAGCGGGATTTCTCCTCTGTCTCGCTGTGTAGGTCACATGGAAGGTCGTCTGTTGGAAAGATGATTGCGATAACGGCGTGCCAAGCAAGGTCGGACGGGTGTGCCTTGAGAGTTGGCGATTCCGAGCCTTTCTGGCGCGAAACCAGGCTGCCCTAACCTGAATTCGTTTACCAGGACTCGTGTAAGCGCGAGCCACGTCGAGATTTCCTTATGCAAGTATAACTGCCCTTGATTGTTCCACGTGATTCGAAGTAGATCGTCTGCACTTGTCAGGAAGAGAGATTAATTCGCTGCTTTTCGCCGTTCTGTAGGCATTATTACAGCttagcgcatttttttttcttttttctttggagAAGAAGCAGTTCAACACGTATTTTGCACTTGTCCAGCGCACGCGCGAGCAGCACAAAAGCTGTTCTCCTCAATCATGTACACTGATAAGGGACCGTTATCAGATGCGTTCGTCTTAGACCAGTGGTCTGGTGCCAACAGCGTAGCCGTGATTACATGAGCGTCCCTAGCTACTTTTCAAGCCACTGGACTAGACATGCTTCTTTAGCTCTGCCACaacgcagtaataataatatgtgcGGTTTTACATGCCAGAACCAAGAttcgattatgaggcacgcattagtggagggcttcggaaattccgaccatccgctgttctttaacgtgcgctgacatcacacagtacggACGTCTAGCACCGTCGCGGCCATCGAccatcgcggccgggatcgaacccgtgaccttcaggtcagcagccgagcaccgtagctgCTGCAACGTGATGGACTTGTATACAGGCGCCTAATATCTTATAATCGTCATTCATCGCTCCTTTTAATCCCTGTACCTTTTTCGCATATCAGAGTAGCAGGCCAGGAAAGAATAAATATCTCAGGCCGACGTCTCTGCCTTAATACAAAtaacctctctccctctctcttgtggaagaggaagagagaagaggagaaacgagtgaaagacagggaggtcaatAGCCGAGATGTAGCCAGTTAGACAGATACCCAGCACTGGGAGTTAATATAAAAAGTAGCGAGTCATGTAAAGGACCCGCTAGGTAATGAATCTGCATCGTTATCGTGAACCAGCCTTGACTTCAGAAAAATGTTTGACGATTAATAGTACCACGTACTCGTCTACGGGAGCGCGGCAAGCACTCCCGATACTACCAGCCGTTATTAACTTAACATATCGAGAAATTAGCGTTTACGCTCCGCTCCAGTCAGACATCCGTATGCTACCGATTTCCACAAAAACACGTCGTGGGAACAGTAGCGCGCATGCCCAGAACGatcgtgcgagcagcggaacgtagaTTGCATGTCTCGTTCGCTCGTAAAGTCGGTTGAAAAACTGTTGGGGTATTACgtctcaaaaccgcgatatggttgtgagagacgccgcagtgagggctccggaaatttcgtccacctggggttctgtaatgtATACGCCTAAGCCGACAGAACGGAGCGTGAAGTCTGCAGTGCGTATACACTTGGTTTCGCCTTCATCCCGCCGTCACGCTGACCGCATCTCTACAAGACGCACTTTACCGGCTCCTGACGCTATAACTATGCGGAGCAGAACGTGCGCGACGCTCAGCAAAAAGCCTAGCCCAACGAACACTGATGATTCCACCTTTCTCTATGATTCCACTGCAATTGCCGCACCACTTGGATTCAAACCATCTTAGGTCACCCACTTCTTCCCGTGGAGATGCACCGGTGAAGACCATTGTTCTAGGCGCTTCAATTCTGTCTATTAAATCAATGCGCCTCTTAAACAAAGGCTTTGTGGCATCCCAGAAACAGTCCTTGCAAATCTTATGCTATCTCCCATGTAATCAGAAAGCAGAACCTAATCAATGCATAAATTATCAGAAAATCGTACTGGAGAAATTGCCTTGGTCGTTACTCGTGAGCAGGGTGCTCGTGAGGCCGCCTTTCGCCGCCTGGACGACCATCTTACTTTCATCTGGTTAGACGCTGTCTcagaaatccatatgaattttcTTTGGAGCTTTGTGATACGAACGAGTGGATAAtattccttttagatgcgaaagtaTCTTATCCtcagggcagtgtccgttctgtggcgtccgcacccatactgcgcatgcgccaactctcccccatcttctcgcgtgagcgcgaggaggtggggtggaggagatggcgtgagcgctgcctagctctgcttcgtttctcctctcccgtttctctctctccgccacaggtgtgcgctcgtatataacacggcgcgcgctcgctcccattgcactctccttcgcaacggagCTATTGACGCTCGCgtagctgaacgtaaacggcaacgccggcaagcgaatctcgaagctgcgaggctgcgaaagagcacgttcgctgt harbors:
- the LOC119391752 gene encoding LOW QUALITY PROTEIN: trithorax group protein osa-like (The sequence of the model RefSeq protein was modified relative to this genomic sequence to represent the inferred CDS: deleted 1 base in 1 codon) encodes the protein MCSWIVASWLLAVSATLCAAQQQYLQGPPPLNGGYKGYQPYGSGLAAGPQQGGARPQGYQLPQGFVPQQVIPPTQPRQPFVSQGFQPQGYQPQGPPPSASAGVLRSESSTSAAISAAIPAASAAAAYRPPAQPQQYQPPSQQQPQPQAQALQQPQPQSTSQSSASSTKAEEAKLPVFQAAPLHYVSIGAKLEGDYKFGYDTGKGSDKTGSFREETRLPDGTVKGSYGFIDASGRQRIIKYTAGKDGFKAEGDIYQEGAPKDTIPQHLQQTVSASSSAPAPSAPAPAPAPAPAPAPATSRPETKYKPPSYTDAPPSPPVQYRPPAYPQFQPTAPPSQPSLGPSHVPVLRLAANLPVDNLAFPDYFKHHLTEQRSAAATSQPAPTAVSPFQGPPPRAPQSAPRQPPTFGYVPYAPNAVQARASPYGPQLNAKPQASPAPSRPFAGLQLPAATSQRASYPTFAQQQGYPLPLIRPGTYPPPAASSAPAKQYVPAQYLQQQQAQPKVSIANIFAQEAQKAANKPNFADFLKQFIPRPAQQQQFAPSGGAPGAASTQPGFSPYGPPASSTPALQRPPVYLPQQPAQLKAPPNYALPQGGGGQVPLYNSFRPPLQQAPSFAPRTAQAAPQLPAYPLQRAGFYPQQPQTGYTGAPQGAPTGLSGSTTQSLKKDDEDDQDDGTYKPELYDHGLYDPKKYEEPYLKKKTSSSSASPANSAPSLPQQFYQPSGQGAPAQGQAPQQFYQPSGQGAPAQGQVEEKALPLFDASLLSYNIGTG